The following is a genomic window from Citrifermentans bemidjiense Bem.
TTCTTGGCGTTGCTGCCCTCGGCGATCAGTTGCAGCACTTCCCTTTCCCTCGGGGTAAGCGGTATTTCAGGCTGTATCAGCGATTCGGGAAGGCGCGTGACGTAATACACCTATGATGCCGTGGCAGACGTACATCTCGCCGGCGGCGACCCGCCGCACCGCCTGCACCAGCTCGGCGGAGGCACACTCCTTGAGTAGATATCCACGGGTCCGGCACGAAACGCCTGCGAGACGAAGCGCTTGTCCTTGTGCATGGAGAGAATCAGCACGCGGACCTCGGGATAGCCCGCAAAAAGGCGCTGCGTGGCATCTATGCCGTTCATCCCCGGCATGGTCAGATCCATCAGCACCACATGGGGTGCTGCTTCGGCCACCAGTTCCAACGCTTTCCTGCCGTTATCGGCCTCAGCCACCACGGTCAGATCGGGGAACTGCTCCGTACCCCCTCCCGGACTATGCTGTGATCGTCAACGACCATGACCCTTATCATCTCTTCTCCTGCTTTTTCGCCCTCTGGTACTGTTCGCGTTCTTCGTTATTCCTGTTCCTTATCCAGCAGCCTTGCCAAAGCCTCAAGGCCTGAGTCGCTTGCCTGACCGCGCCTGCGGGAAAGGTCCAGAGCCACGACGGCAAGGTCGCGGTAGAGCCGCGCCATTTCGCCATCCCAAGCTTCGAGCGCTTCCAGTTGCGCCGACACGACGGCCGCGTCTCCGCGCGCGATGGGGCCGGTCAGCGCCTGCACCGTCCCGGTCCTGAAGACGTTCTCCACCGTGGCGCGCACCAAGGGCTCCATGACCTGGAACGCCTGCTCGCGGGGGACCCCTCCCTTTTGGTAGGCCTTGGCGCCGGCCTCGATCAGAGCGGTGAGGTAGTTGCAGACCAGTACGGAACCGGCGTGGTAGATGGTCTTGAACCTGGGGTCGAGGGTGAAGAGCTCGCCCCCGATGGCGCGGAAGGCGCCGCTGAGAAAATCCACCGCCGCCGGGTCCCCTTCGATGCCGCACCAGGTGCCGGCGAAGTCCATGACGCAAAGGTTCGGGTGCGCGAAGCTCTTTACCGGGTGCACGCTGGCAACCGCTGCCCCGAGACGCGCGACCGGCTCCAGTACGGCGCTGGAAAGGGCGCCGCTCAGATGGCAGACGACCGCTCCCGGCTGCACCGCCCCGCTCTCCGCAAGGGACTTGGCGCAGGTGGCGATGGCATCGTCGGAGGCGGCCACCAGGTAGAGGTCGGCCTCGCGCAGTTCCTGCCAGGAAGCCGTCGCCCTCCCCGCCCCGATGAATGCGGCGGCGTCCTTGGCGCTTGGCAGCGAGCGTGTCAGGATATCCCGCGGCTCGAGTATGCCCGCCTCATAAAAAAGGCGGCCGACCGTCTTGCCGACGGCGCCGCAGCCGATGATGCTGAAAGATTTCATATGAGACCACCTCTTGCCGTGAACAGTTCGGTCAGGGTACAGCAAACCTTCGCGCGGTGTCAACGCTGCCGCAAAAACAAACCCCCACCGGTGAGGAGGGGGTTTCAGGGGGGATCTATGATACCGCAGCCGAGCGGCGCGGGTTGAGGTTACGGCTTTTTGCCGTCGGGGTTCAGGCTGTAGTCGTCCCCCTCGACGCACTCGCTTTGCGCCTGGAGAAAGGAGTCGACCTGCGGGTCTCTCACGATTTCGGTGACGCCGTGGTTCACCGACCAGGCGGCGCCGCAGATGCTGCACTCGGTGATTCCTTCCTTGAAACCGTCGGAGTGAAAGTTGGTGTTCACCTGCTTATGGTTCCTGCATACCGGGCATTTCATAGCTCTCTCCTCTCATGGAAGCGGCAGACGATGTCCTTTCATGAAAAAGATTATGACGGGAAATCCAGGCTCCGCAACTGTAAAAACAGGCTCCTGTCGCCGCCATGTTCTCGTTGCCGTCCGTAAGCCTCCCTTTTCGGCCCCGCGTTCGCGCCACCTGAGCTAAAGGCTCGGTTTCTTAGTCTTCGGGCTCGCCGTCCTCCTCCTCGGCTTTACGGGCGGAACCTCTTTTGCCGCCGGCAGGTAAGAGCTCGGATCGGCCGGCTTCAGGCTTCGAAAGTGCGAGGAGACGATTTTCCTGATGATGCCGTCGTTGAAGCGGATGGTCGCCCGGATCTCGTTGACCTCTACGACTTTGCCGACGCCCCATTCTTTGGCAACGGAATGAATAACGACGCTACCACGTTTGACGATCATTGTTATTCCCCTTGGAGGCACTGAAGTAGTTTTCAGACGCGGCTTAGCAACCGGCCTGGAAACAGGTCGAACAGGAAAAGCTGGATGGATATGGATTTTGGTGTAATCAAAAACGGGTACTGAATAGATATGACGAACAGCGTGGAGCCGGCCTGCTTCAGCAGGCACGAACGAAACTATACACCGGAAAAACGAAATGAACAGTGGCTGCCGGGATATTAGTTTCGCAGGACGTTCATGAAGGCTGCGGTCACAGCCCAGGAGGCGTTGTCGGCGGAAGCTGCGGGGGGAGCTCGACGGGCTTCAACTGCTCGGGGGGAATCTGCGGTTCGCCCATGATGATCACCACCGGCCCCCGGAATTTCTGCAAGGCTCCGGTATCTTTGTCGCCCACCACCCAGCGGTAGAGCTTTTTCGCATCCATGAGTAGCGGCCGGTCGGGCTCGCCGTAGTACTCCGCCTGCATCTCCTCGTCGTAGAGGCCGATGCAGCCGTGGGAGGCGGGGTATCCGGGAAGGTCCCTGCCGTGGATCCAGTACGAGGTCCAGCCATCCATCCGCTTGTCGATGTGGAAGCGCAGCCCGTAGTGCATCGGGTAGGCGCGCTCCGTCCCTTCCACCGGGTAGAGGCTCGATTCGTGGACCGGGTCCACCGTGTCGATCTGGTAGCTGCCGTTTTTGAGGCGGTACTCCTCGACCCCCACGGCGACCGGCGCGGAGAATACCAGGCTTCCGTACTCATAGGCGCCCAAGAACATCTCGTTTTGATCGATGAGGATGAGTTGCGGTTGCTTCTCCGCCTCGTAATAAAAGGGAGGCATCGGGTTGAAGCCCCTGATCTCCTCGATCCGCTTGGGTACCTTTATGGACATTCCCGCGATGAAATGGCGCCGGTCCATTCTGTTGAAGCGCAGCCCGTCCTGCCAGAGCTTGCCGAAGATCCGGTAGGGAGTGTCCTTTGAGGTCAGTTTTACACAGTCCCACTCATAGAGATAGTCACTGGGGTAGTGCAGGTCGCATAGGGATTGGAGTTTTTGAACTGCAGCAGAGGGGAGAGAGCATATGCCCACTATCATTACAAGAAAGATGCATGTCCGTATCAAGAGTCTCATCACATGCCTCGTCACGAGACAAAGAAGCTTGGAGACTTTCCTATGGCAGATTCATTCTACCAAAGGGCCAGATAAAGAGGAAGATAGTTCAGCTTGTTTTCACTTGACCCGCCGAAACTATCCGCATATATCTTTGCTGGCTTTCTTGGAGAGTGCTGACAACAACAGCATGCGGACCTGCCGTCTGCATCGATAAAACCGGAGCGATTGTGTCAGAGGTGGAAAAAGGCGATGTAACAGGTGTCATTCTCGTCGGGGGGAAGAGCCGCCGCATGGGTCGTGACAAGGCCTTTCTTGAGGTCGCCGGGAAGCCTCTTTTCCAGCGCGTCCTGGAACTCTTCCAGGAGAGCTTTTCGCGCGTGGTCCTGGCGGGGGGCGCGCCGGAGCGTTTCGCCGGCTACGATCTCCCGGTCCTCCCCGACCTCTATCCCGGATCCCCCCTGGGGGGCATCTATACCGCCTTGAGCCTGGCCGATACCGAGGCCGTTTTCGTCTCCTCCTGCGATCTCCCTTTCCCGAACGCGGCAGTGCTCCGCTATCTCTGCTCCCTAAGCGACGGCTATGCTGCGGTGGTGCCGGAGACGCCCCAGGGGTATGAACCGCTTTTCGCGCTCTACAAGAAGGGGTGCCTGGAGCCGATCCGCTTGCAGTTGGAAAGGGGGGATTTCTGCGCCTACGCCTGGTACCCGGAGGTAAAAGTGCGGCTGGTCCCCCCCGGAGAACTCGCGCCCCTGGACCCGGACGGCACTGCCTTTTGCAACATCAACACGCCCGAGCAGTTCGCGCAACTGGCAGCGGGGACCGGTGGCCGGTGCCCCGCCGGTTGAGGAAGTCGGAAACAGGAGGATCAGAGATGGGGGAAGAGGACAAACAAAAAGCCCCGGCGGGATGCCGGGGCTTTCTTTTTTCTTCAGTTGGGCAGACAGCGTCAGGGGGGCACTGCGCGCACATGGACTTGAAGAGGTTGGTGCTGAGGTAACGATCCCCGCGGTCCGGGACGATGACCACGATCACCCCGGAGGAAAGTTCCGAGGCCAGCTGCAGCGCGCCGAAGACCGCGGCACCGCCCGACATGCCGCAGAAGATCCCCTCGTGGGCCGCGAGAAGCCGGGCCGTTTCGAAGGCGTCGTCGTCTTCCACCACGAGGTTGCGGTGGTAGGCAGCACAGTCGTAGATGGGGGGAACGATCGCCTCCTTCATGTTTTTCAGCCCCTGGATCTTGTGCCCCAGGGTCGGTTCGACCCCTACCACCTGGACCGAGGGCTTTACCTCCTTGAAGTAGGAGGCGAGCCCCATGAGCGTGCCGCTCGTGCCCATTCCCGCCACCACATGCGTTACCTCTCCGCCGGTCTGATGCCATATCTCCGGGCCGGTGGTCTTGTAGTGGGCCAGCACGTTGTTGGGATTGGCGTACTGGTTGGGCATGTAATATTTTGCCGGATCCTCGGCCAGGATCTTGTGGGCCAGCCTGATGGCGCCGTCGGTCGCCTCGCACCCCGGCGAGAGCACGATCTCCGCGCCGTACGCCTCCAGCACGCTGCGCCGCTCCACGCTCACGCACGCGGGCATCACCAGCTTGATCCGGTACCCCCTCGCCGCCGCGATCATCGCCAGGGCTATGCCGGTGTTGCCCGAGGTCGGCTCCAGGATTACCTTGTCCGGCGTCAGTTCGCCGCTCGCCTCGGCGGCCAGTATCATCTGCCGCGCAGGCCGATCCTTTACCGACCCCCCTGGGTTGTTCCCTTCCAGTTTCGCCACTATGCGGACCGCAGGGTTCTTGCACAGGGAGTAGATTTCAGCGACCGGTGTACCACCGATGGAATCCAATAAACTTTGACCTCTCACTGTCAGCCTCGCTTCTCTCAGGAGTGGCAATGACAACCATTCCCGATGAGTTATTTCAAACAGACGCAGCATATCACGCATGGGCTGCAGCCAACAATCAAATATTGGCCTCTCCCTGTATCGATGTACCGCCCCTCTGAAACAGGCTTTAAATTATTGACAGGTCACGGCGCGGGGGCTAGTTTTGCCAGGATCGAGGGAGGTTTCGCCTATGACAGAAAATTCGCCCGGCTTCAGGGCCGGAAAACAGATGAAAGTATATCTGGCCTCGCCTCTAGGCTTCAGCCCGGAGAACGACCATTACCGCGGCAAGGTGAAAGAGCGCCTGAACCAGTTGCATTGCACCGTCTTCGACCCCTGGGACCAAGAGGAGGTCGGGCGGCGCATAGAGGACGCGCTTGGCACAGCTTTCGGCCCGGAGCGCGCCGGCGCCATCGAGGAGGCAGCACGATGCGCCGGCCGGGTCAATGCAGAGGGGATACGCGCGGCGGACGTGGTCCTCGCCGTCTTGGACGGAACCGAGCCCGACAGCGGGACCGTGGCGGAAGTGGGATTCGGAGCGGGGATAGGCAAAAGATGCTTCGGGCTGCGGACCGACATCCGCGATTGCGGCGACCTGCCAGGCCTCCCCCTCAACCTGCAGTTGCTCCATTTCATCGAGTACAGCGGCGGCAGGCTTTTCAGGAGCATCGAGGCAATAGAGTTTTAGTACACTGTCACTGCCACCTTTACCATTGACAAATAAGCGTAAAATTACAAGAATGCACTGACTCAGGCTGCGTAGTTACAGTCAACCTGCTTCTGGAGGTACGACATGATACGGGCGCTCTCGGCATACAAAGCCATCATGGAAGCATCAGCCATTGATAAGCCGGCTAGGAGAGAGGACAAGACAACCTCGGGGCCCGGCGCTCTCGCCTTACTTTCCGACGGCGAGCAAGCAAGCGGCGCAGCTGCTGCAGATCATGACTTCGTCAACATCTCTACCTCCCAGGACGTCTTCAGCGCCGTCGACGACTTCTTCAATCTGGGGAACTCCAACAGGTTCGACGGTTTCCACAACCTCTCCCGCGAGGACAAGGAAAGCTTCGTGAAGATCGTCGCCGAACTGGCAAAGGCCGGGTACATGGGTTATGAGGAACTTAAGGTCAACAACAAGCTGGAAAGGCACGAGATCGCGCACCAGATCGGCGACCAGCGCCTGCGCGGAGCGAAGGTTTACGACGACGCCAACCGGCGCCGGTAGTTGCCCGCTCACCTAAGAAAATCCCCTACCCTCTGACAGTTTCCTCTTCGCCGCCGCCCCGCTTACCCGCCAAAGCCCACCCTTTGCCTGCGGGGCAAGTAGTTTGTTATTGACACCCCCCGCCCTGCGGCGCTAGTTTTGCCGGATTATGAGCGACTCTGCTACAGACAACCAGCCACACGAACAACACCAAACCCCGGGAGAGCGCCAGGCGGCACAGGTCCTGATCTGCTGCGCGATCGGCTTCGTCTGTTTCCTGGGCGCCTACATGCGGATTCCCGTCCTGCCGCTTCTGGCCAGCGGCATCGGCGCCAGCACCACGCAGATCGGCCTGATCAACGCCGCCTTCATGCTTTCCGCGGGGCTTCTGGCCGTACCCTCCGGGCTGATATCGGACAAGGTCGGCATCACCCCGGTCCTTCTTGCCGGACTGGCGCTGATGAGCGCGGCGTCGCTACTCATCCCGCTAAGCGGCAACTGGGTCGCACTGGGCGCCATCTACCTCGTCTTCGGCGTCGGGCTCGCCGCCTTCACCCCGACCATGATGTCCTCGGTTGCGAGGATCGTCCCGCGCTCGCACGTCGGCCGCGCCTACAGTTGGTACACGACCGCCGTCTACCTCGCCATGACCATCGGCCCGGCCGCCGGCGGCTGGTTCGGGCAGAGGCTCGGGTTCAGGCAGGTCTTCCTGGTTTCCGGCGTGCTGATCGCCGTGGCGCTGATAGCGGTCCTTTGCTTTCTCCCCAAGGACACCCACGCCACCCACCGCACCCACGGCGAAGGCCAGCATCCGCCAAGCTCCATATTCTCCAACGGGCGGCTCATGGCCGCGCTCGCCGGGACCTTGGGCGGCTGTTTCGGCTTCGGCATGTACCTCTCCTTTCTCCCCCTGCATGCGCGCGCGGCGGGGCTGAGCGTCGACCAGATAGGAATCGTCTTCGCGGCCCAAGCCTTGGTCAACGTCCTCTTGCGCATCCCGTTCGGGCATTTGAGCGACCGCATCGACCGCGGCGCCATGTCCGGCATCGGCCTCGTCGTCTGCGCCGTCGCCCTCGCCCTGACCGGCGCCAGCCACACCCTCGCCGCCATGATCCTCGGCGCCTGTCTTCTCGGGGCCGGGATGGGGACCAGTTTCACCGCGCTGAGTTCGCTGGTGGCGATCGTGATGCCTGCCGGCCAGCGCGGCCTGGGGATGGGGCTTTACAACAGCTGCGTCTATCTGGGCATGATGCTCAGTTCCGCCACCATGGGGGTGGTGATCAAAAGGACCGGCTTTGCCACCGGGTTTCTGGCCGCCGGTTGCATCACCTTTGCGGCGACCTTGCTGTTTCTGCTCCTGTACCGAGGTAGCACCTCGAAAGAAAAATAAGCCCGGACGCACCTGCCCGATATCGAGCCGTTATCCCATGTGATGCTTAAATCAAAATGCAAAAGGAGAACTTCGGATGAAAAAGACAGCCGCACTTGCCGCACTCTCCGCACTGGTCCTCACCCTGCTGTTCGTTAACAGCGCCTGCGCGGAACTCACCAAGATATCCAACAACGTCTATTCCTACGTCGGCGTAAAGGATGCATCCCCCGGCAACAGCTTCGCCGCCAACGCAGGGATCGTCATCGGGCGGGACGGTGTCCTCGTCGTCGACACGCTGATCTCCGCCAAAGAAGGAAAGCGTTTCCTGGCCGACATCCGCAAGGTCACCAATAAGCCGATCAAGTACGTCGTCAACACCCACACCCATCTCGACCACGCCCTGGGGAACTGCGTCTTCGCCAATCTGGGCGCCGCCATCATCTCCCACCAGGCGGAGCGGGCCAGTTTAGAGGCGAACGGGCCGCTGATGCTGCGCAACATCGGGAGCAAGGGGCTGAAACCTGAGGACGTGGCCGGTACCGAGGTCGTGCTCCCTAACCTCGCCTTCAGCGATCAGATGCTGATAGACCTGGGAGGGGAGGAGATCCGGCTGATCCGTTTGTCGCCCTCGCACACCGCCGGAAGCATCGTGGTCTACCTCCCGACGCAGAAGATCCTTTTCAGCGGCGACATCCTCTTCACCGATTTCCATCCCTTTCTTGCCGACGGCGATTTCAAAGGGTGGATCGGCAGCATCGACAAACTGCTCGACATGGAGATCGACGGCATCATCCCGGGGCACGGCCCGCTTTCCACCAAGAAGGACCTCCGGGACATGAAGAATTACATCGTCCTGTTCGACAAGAGGGCGCGGGAGCTGGCCACGAAATCGCAGGATTCCCAGGTCATTTCCGCGCAGTTATTGAAAGAACTGCCGAAGCGCTCCATGGCTGAATGGATGGTGAACTACAACGTGCTCAGCAGGTACATCGGGAAAAACTAGGCGCAGCACTGCGCCGCCAAGCGACGACAGAAAAAGGGGACAGGCTACTTTTCGATTCGAAAAAGTAGCCTGTCCCCTTTTATCTTCCAGTCACCTGTTTGTCCTTACTCCACTCACTGTAGCGCCACGCCTGCGCTCTTTAGCAGTCTTTTCAGGATGTTATCTGTTTTTATACAAAAAGGGGGACAGGCTACTTTTTGATTATAAAAAGTAGCCTGTCCCCTTTTGTTTCAGGAGAACTCTTTTTTCAGGAATTCCAGGATAAGCTCGTTGACCAGGCCCGGTTGCTCCTGGTGCACGAAATGACCGGCAGACGGAATGATGTGTTTTTCGAAATGCCCCTTAAAAGCGCTTTCCATGCCGGCTACGGTCTCCGCGCCGATGCAGCCGTCGTCGGCACCGTGCAGGTGCAGGGCCGGAACCGGAACGGGTTCGGCCAAGCGCCTGCGAAGGGGGGCTAGCTCCGGCTGCTGCAGAGCCGGGTTGAACTGGGAACGGTAATAGCCCAAAGCGGCCTTCAGTACGGAAGGGGCTCGGAACGCCGCCTTCACCTCGTACATCACTTCTTGCGGGCAATCCCATCCCGGCGACCATTCCCGCCGCAGCTCTTCAAGGAACCTGAAATCGTCGTTGGCCATGGCCCTTTCCGCAATGGGGAGCTGGAAAAAATACATGTACCATGAACGCCGCTGCTGGATGGGGCTCGTCAACAGCGCCCGCGCAAAATTATCCGCCGTAGGAACTGCCATGGTGACGATTCCGGCCACTTTCTCCGGAGCCATTATCGCCGCGCCGCGCACCACGGCGCCCCCCCAGTCATGACCTATCAGAGCCGCCGTCTTGTCGGTCAGCCGGTCTATCAGCGCCAGCAGATCCTGGACCAGTACGGCAACCTCGAAGGGCCCGTCCGATGCGACATCCAAAGGGGAATACCCACGCAAGCAGGGGGCGACCACGCGGTAGCCGCTTTCGGCCAGAGCCTTCATCTGGTGGCGGAAAGAGAGCGGCAGATCCGGAAAGCCGTGGATGGCTATGGCTAACGCCCCCTCGCCCGCTTCGAGAGCCTGCACGGTGCGCCCGTTGGCCTCAACGGCCAGCGGCCTGATACCTGCGTTACCCGTCGTCCCTTTTGTACCTTTTGCTGTCATGTCTTCAGCCTCCTTGTTTGGTGATGTCTATTAGACGCAACCGGAGGCAAAAAGTTACATTTCAATCAGCAGAAAATACCCCATTCCTTGCTTTCAATCCCTTCGCGGATTCTCTTAACGTAGGTTTCGTCTGCGTTTTTCCGACAACTACTCTGGTAGATGACGCGCAACGCCTTCATCGCACCGATATCTTCCTTTACCTGCACCATATCGGCGGAAGACGAAGCGGCTGCAGCCTCCGCGCTGAACCACCCCTGTGACACCCCGAACCTCACCCACTGCTTGCACGAGCAACTCCCCGACTTGTTGATAAGTTGGCACCGGTCGTCCATATAGCCAAACCAGCGCGCCTTGGCGCGGTGCAGGGAGGTTTTCACCGAAGCTACCGAACATTCCAGGATCTCGGCGACCAGCTTGTGAGGCAACCCCAGGGTGATGGCCAGGCAAAAGACCTTGCGCTGTTCGAGCGGAAGGCATTCGGTCAAGCTGTGCAGGCATTTGTCTCTGGCTAGATTCGCCAAAAGCGCAGTTTCAGGGTTGTTGTCGGGATTTGGGTCGAGCACTTCTTCCAGAAGGTAGCCCAAGTCCTCGGTAAGCGCGGGAACGGGGAGTTTGGCCCGCTGCCTCAGGTAGTCCTTGGAAACGTTGATGGCGATGCGGTAGATCCAGGTGGAGAAAGCGCACTCCTCG
Proteins encoded in this region:
- a CDS encoding response regulator, with the translated sequence MAEAAPHVVLMDLTMPGMNGIDATQRLFAGYPEVRVLILSMHKDKRFVSQAFRAGPVDIYSRSVPPPSWCRRCGGSPPARCTSATAS
- a CDS encoding Rossmann-like and DUF2520 domain-containing protein, which translates into the protein MKSFSIIGCGAVGKTVGRLFYEAGILEPRDILTRSLPSAKDAAAFIGAGRATASWQELREADLYLVAASDDAIATCAKSLAESGAVQPGAVVCHLSGALSSAVLEPVARLGAAVASVHPVKSFAHPNLCVMDFAGTWCGIEGDPAAVDFLSGAFRAIGGELFTLDPRFKTIYHAGSVLVCNYLTALIEAGAKAYQKGGVPREQAFQVMEPLVRATVENVFRTGTVQALTGPIARGDAAVVSAQLEALEAWDGEMARLYRDLAVVALDLSRRRGQASDSGLEALARLLDKEQE
- a CDS encoding DUF3553 domain-containing protein — its product is MIVKRGSVVIHSVAKEWGVGKVVEVNEIRATIRFNDGIIRKIVSSHFRSLKPADPSSYLPAAKEVPPVKPRRRTASPKTKKPSL
- a CDS encoding L,D-transpeptidase; the encoded protein is MRLLIRTCIFLVMIVGICSLPSAAVQKLQSLCDLHYPSDYLYEWDCVKLTSKDTPYRIFGKLWQDGLRFNRMDRRHFIAGMSIKVPKRIEEIRGFNPMPPFYYEAEKQPQLILIDQNEMFLGAYEYGSLVFSAPVAVGVEEYRLKNGSYQIDTVDPVHESSLYPVEGTERAYPMHYGLRFHIDKRMDGWTSYWIHGRDLPGYPASHGCIGLYDEEMQAEYYGEPDRPLLMDAKKLYRWVVGDKDTGALQKFRGPVVIIMGEPQIPPEQLKPVELPPQLPPTTPPGL
- the mobA gene encoding molybdenum cofactor guanylyltransferase, whose translation is MEKGDVTGVILVGGKSRRMGRDKAFLEVAGKPLFQRVLELFQESFSRVVLAGGAPERFAGYDLPVLPDLYPGSPLGGIYTALSLADTEAVFVSSCDLPFPNAAVLRYLCSLSDGYAAVVPETPQGYEPLFALYKKGCLEPIRLQLERGDFCAYAWYPEVKVRLVPPGELAPLDPDGTAFCNINTPEQFAQLAAGTGGRCPAG
- a CDS encoding cysteine synthase family protein; this encodes MDSIGGTPVAEIYSLCKNPAVRIVAKLEGNNPGGSVKDRPARQMILAAEASGELTPDKVILEPTSGNTGIALAMIAAARGYRIKLVMPACVSVERRSVLEAYGAEIVLSPGCEATDGAIRLAHKILAEDPAKYYMPNQYANPNNVLAHYKTTGPEIWHQTGGEVTHVVAGMGTSGTLMGLASYFKEVKPSVQVVGVEPTLGHKIQGLKNMKEAIVPPIYDCAAYHRNLVVEDDDAFETARLLAAHEGIFCGMSGGAAVFGALQLASELSSGVIVVIVPDRGDRYLSTNLFKSMCAQCPPDAVCPTEEKRKPRHPAGAFCLSSSPISDPPVSDFLNRRGTGHRSPLPVARTARAC
- a CDS encoding nucleoside 2-deoxyribosyltransferase — protein: MKVYLASPLGFSPENDHYRGKVKERLNQLHCTVFDPWDQEEVGRRIEDALGTAFGPERAGAIEEAARCAGRVNAEGIRAADVVLAVLDGTEPDSGTVAEVGFGAGIGKRCFGLRTDIRDCGDLPGLPLNLQLLHFIEYSGGRLFRSIEAIEF
- a CDS encoding MFS transporter, with the translated sequence MSDSATDNQPHEQHQTPGERQAAQVLICCAIGFVCFLGAYMRIPVLPLLASGIGASTTQIGLINAAFMLSAGLLAVPSGLISDKVGITPVLLAGLALMSAASLLIPLSGNWVALGAIYLVFGVGLAAFTPTMMSSVARIVPRSHVGRAYSWYTTAVYLAMTIGPAAGGWFGQRLGFRQVFLVSGVLIAVALIAVLCFLPKDTHATHRTHGEGQHPPSSIFSNGRLMAALAGTLGGCFGFGMYLSFLPLHARAAGLSVDQIGIVFAAQALVNVLLRIPFGHLSDRIDRGAMSGIGLVVCAVALALTGASHTLAAMILGACLLGAGMGTSFTALSSLVAIVMPAGQRGLGMGLYNSCVYLGMMLSSATMGVVIKRTGFATGFLAAGCITFAATLLFLLLYRGSTSKEK
- a CDS encoding MBL fold metallo-hydrolase, coding for MKKTAALAALSALVLTLLFVNSACAELTKISNNVYSYVGVKDASPGNSFAANAGIVIGRDGVLVVDTLISAKEGKRFLADIRKVTNKPIKYVVNTHTHLDHALGNCVFANLGAAIISHQAERASLEANGPLMLRNIGSKGLKPEDVAGTEVVLPNLAFSDQMLIDLGGEEIRLIRLSPSHTAGSIVVYLPTQKILFSGDILFTDFHPFLADGDFKGWIGSIDKLLDMEIDGIIPGHGPLSTKKDLRDMKNYIVLFDKRARELATKSQDSQVISAQLLKELPKRSMAEWMVNYNVLSRYIGKN
- a CDS encoding alpha/beta fold hydrolase; amino-acid sequence: MTAKGTKGTTGNAGIRPLAVEANGRTVQALEAGEGALAIAIHGFPDLPLSFRHQMKALAESGYRVVAPCLRGYSPLDVASDGPFEVAVLVQDLLALIDRLTDKTAALIGHDWGGAVVRGAAIMAPEKVAGIVTMAVPTADNFARALLTSPIQQRRSWYMYFFQLPIAERAMANDDFRFLEELRREWSPGWDCPQEVMYEVKAAFRAPSVLKAALGYYRSQFNPALQQPELAPLRRRLAEPVPVPALHLHGADDGCIGAETVAGMESAFKGHFEKHIIPSAGHFVHQEQPGLVNELILEFLKKEFS
- a CDS encoding RNA polymerase sigma factor, whose protein sequence is MPEQTDRNNLKVLPELFDQLYRDNLDLVYKLALGLTGNIADAEEVTQEAFLKAFRSYHTFREECAFSTWIYRIAINVSKDYLRQRAKLPVPALTEDLGYLLEEVLDPNPDNNPETALLANLARDKCLHSLTECLPLEQRKVFCLAITLGLPHKLVAEILECSVASVKTSLHRAKARWFGYMDDRCQLINKSGSCSCKQWVRFGVSQGWFSAEAAAASSSADMVQVKEDIGAMKALRVIYQSSCRKNADETYVKRIREGIESKEWGIFC